TGCGCGGCTGGTCCAGCACCAGTTCGTGTTCGTGGGTGCCGTGGCTGGTCATATAAATGAACACCAGGTCTTGCGGCCCGGTGCGCTCGGCGAGGGTTTGCACGGCGCGGCGCAGGCTTTCGCGAGTGGCCAGGGGGCGGTCGGCGATATGGTCGCGATGGTTGACCAGGCGAATCTGTCCACGTGCGCCGAAGCGGGTGGCGAGCATGTTGCTGACGTAATCGGCTTCGCGCAGGAACACGCTTTGTTTGCCGTCGCCGGCCAATACCAGGGTGTACAGCTCCACGCCGGAAGTGGAGGGCGGCACTGCGGCGAGGGCGGCATCCAACAAGCGGCCCTGGGCCAGTATCCCGATTTCCAGTGGGTCTGGCAGCAGCTTGCCATCGGCGTCACGCACACGCATGCCGTTGACCCAGGTGCCGGCCTGCACGGTGCCGTCGGTGAGCACCAACGTGCCACGGCCCTGATAGCTGTCGCTGTCGAACCCGCCTATATAGAAGCTGCCGTCGGTAAGGTTCAGGCGGCCTTCGCCGGTAAAGCGCCAGTCGCTGAACTGGCCGACGTAATGGCTGCCGTCCACACCGATCAACTCGCCTTTGCCGCTAAGGGCACCTTCCTTGAACTGGCCGATCCACACGTCGCCGTCGGCGTTTTCATAACGGCCTTTGCCGTTGAGTTGGTTCTGTTTGAACTGGCCGACATAAATATCGCCGTCGGCACTGTTAAACGTGCCGTTGCCTTCCAGTTGGCCATCGACAAAGTGGCCGCTGAACTGGTTGCCGCTGTCGTCGTTGCGCTGGCCTTCGCCATTCGGCTTGCCGTGGGCGAATTGGCCCTGGTATTGACTACCATCGGCCAGTTCCAGGCGACCGAGGCCGGAATACTGATCGTCCTTGAACTCGCCGCGATAGGTCATCTGCCCCTCTTTGAGGGTGCCTTCGCCGTTGCGCCGACCGTTCTTGAAACCGCCCACATAGTGGCTGCCCGCCGTGGTCAGGCTGCCTTGGCCATCGAACAGGCCCTGCTGGAACTGGCCTTTATAAACTTCGCCGTTGCTGCCATGCCATTCGCCCTGGCCGTGCCACTGGCCTTTGTCGAACTGGCCGGCGTACCAGCTGCCGTTGGGGTAGTCCACGCGACCCTGGCCTTGCAGCAAACCATTGACCACATCGCCCCGGTAACGGCCACCGTCGGGCAGGCGCGCATCGGGCGGCAACAGCGATTCGCCGTCTCCGCAAGCGGTGAGCAACAGGGCAAGGGCAAGGGGAGCGAGTGGGCGCATAGCGGGATCCGGATAATTGAGCGCCGAGTATGCCGCAGCTGCGAGATTCATACATAAATTTACATACACTGTGGTGAGGTTTTAGCCCTCACCACAGGGAAGGCTTACACGAAGCAGAGTGACAACGACTCGGCAATGTAGGCGGGTTTTTCCTGACCGTCGATTTCCAGGGTACACACGGCTTTGAGCAGCCACTGCCCGGGTTTCTTCTCGGTGGCCTCGGTCAGGCTGACGTTCAGGCGTACCCTGGAGTCGACCTTCACCGGCTGGATAAAACGCACGCTGTCCAGGCCGTAGTTGACGGCCATCTTCAAGCCCTCGGGCATGATCAGGATGTCTTCAATCAGCTTGGGAATAAGTGACAGCGACAGAAACCCATGGGCGATGGTGCCGCCAAACGGGGTTTGCGCGGCCTTCACCGGGTCGACGTGGATGAACTGATGATCGCCAGTGGCTTCCGCGAACAGGTTGATGCGCGCCTGGTCGATGGTGAGCCAATCGGAACGTCCCAGTTCCTTGCCGACATAATCTTTGAGCTGCGCTACAGGTACATAGGGCATTGCGTCTCTCCTTGGTTCATCGGTTTGTCCCCTCTCTTGAAGGAGCGGTATTTTGTGGGCTACAGAGAACCAATGTAGATCATCATGGGCAACGGGCTCGGTCAACCCACCATGCTTTTGGCGAATGCCGGTGCATAGGGCGGGCATGCTTATAATGCCGACACGTTTAAAGGGGGAGAGAACGGATGCTGTTACGCGGTCTGACATGGCTGGTGCTGTTCCAATTGATCGGCACGGCGATCAACCATTTGCTGCTGCCGATATTGCCGGGGCCGATTATCGGGCTGCTGCTGATGCTCGGTTTCTTGATATGGAATGGCGAAGTCGGCGAGCCTCTGAGCCTGGCGGCTAGCAGCCTGTTGCGTTACTTGCCTTTGCTGCTGGTACCGCCTGCGGTGGGCGTAATGGTGTACGCCAAGGACATCGCTGCAGACTTCTGGGCCATCGTCGGCGCGCTGGTGTTGTCGTTGGTGATTGCCATGGGCTTTGTCGGCGTGCTGATGCAGCAGATGGTCAAGCGCAAGGAGAAGGGTCAATGATCTTCGACTGGCACGGCGCGTGGACGGCAGTCATTCATCACCCATTGTTCGGTATCGGCATCACCCTCGGCGCTTATCAATTGGTGCTGGCGGGGTTCGAGAAAACCCGCTGGATTTTCCTGCAGCCGGTGTTGGTCTCCATGCTGCTGGTGATCGGCATTTTGCTCACCTGCGGCCTCAGTTACGCTGAGTACCGCAAGAGCACTGAAATCATGAGCATCCTGCTGGGGCCTGCGACGGTTGCTCTGGCGGTGCCGCTTTATCTGAACCTGCGCCGAATTCGCCAATTGTTTTGGCCGATTTTTACTACGCTGGTGATAGGCGGTGTATTGGCTACCGGCCTGTGCGTGCTGCTGGGCTGGTGGTTCGGCGCCGAACACATGATGCTGATGACCATGGCGCCCAAGTCGGTGACCTCGCCGATTGCCATGTTGGTGGCCGAGCAGATCGGTGGTGTTGCCGCGTTGGCGGCCGTGTTTGTACTGATCACCGGGGTGATCGGCGCGATGATCGGCCCGGCGTACTTGTCGCGTCTGGGCGTGCACAGCCCCGAGGCGCGCGGCATGGCGCTGGGCATGACGGCCCACGCCGTCGGCACTTCGGTGGCGCTGCAGGAAAGTGAAGAGTGCGGCGCCTTTGCGGCGCTGGCCATGAGTTTGATGGGCGTGGCCACGGCGGTGTTCCTGCCGCTGGCTGTGTCGGTGATCGTTTAAACCGGGTTTAAGGAAACCTCTATGAGTCTGGCGCTGTTCCCGCTCAACACCGTGCTGTTCCCAGGCTGCACCCTCGACTTGCAACTGTTTGAGGCGCGCTACCTGGACATGGTCGCCCGTTGCATGAAGAAAGGTGAAAGTTTCGGTGTCGTGTGCATCTTCGAAGGCCAGGAGGCGGGCACTGCGCCGGAAGGCTACGCATTGATCGGCTGTGAAGCGTTGATCCGCGACTTCAAGCAACAGGACAACGGCCTGCTGGGGATCCGCGTCGAAGGCGGGCGCAGATTCCGCGTGCGCGATGCGGGTGTGCAGAAGGACCAATTGCTGGTGGCGCAAGTGCAATGGCTCGAAGAAATGCCGGATCAGCCGCTCGAAGAAGAGGACGCCGACCTGCTGGCGCTGCTCCAGGCGCTGGCCGAACACCCCATGGTTGCGTCGTTGGACATGAACGCCCACGCCGACGGGCAGCAAGCCCTGGGCAATCAGCTGGCGTATCTGTTGCCCTTCACTGAGGCCGACAAGGTCGACCTGCTGCAACTCGACGATCCCCAACAGCGCCTGGATGCGATCCAGATGTTGCTCGATGAGCTGCAGGGCGAGTTGTTCACTTAATAGGCATACCGCAACAGGGCATGGGCGCTGCCGGTCAGCGCGATGAAACTGAGTACTGCCACCACAACGGGCAGCAACAGCCACCAGGTTTTTCGTGGCAGCGGTGGCAGTGGGCTGCGATGTTGGAAGGCTGTCAGGCTGAATGCGCATACCGTCATTGCCAGTAGCGTGCCGGCCAGGATGTCAGTGGGCCAGTGCGCGCCGAGGTACACCCGCGACAATGCAATAAACGCAGCGGGGATGCAGCCCAGCAGCAGCCAGGTCATGCGCAGGCGCGTGGGCTGACCGCAACCAGCCAGCACCGCCAGCGCCAGGAAGAATGCAAAGAGCCTGAGGCATGACCACTGGGCATGCTGAAACTGGTCAGCGGGTCCGTAAGAATTTCCGGGCGGCCACGGGCGAAAAACAGCTTGGTCCCGGTGTTGATCACCGCCGCACCTGCCAGCGTGGCGCCGACAAACAGCGCGTGGCGCCATTGCCGCGCCAGCAACAGCAGGCCCGTGAATACGGCACTGGCAACGAACATTTTCTTGAACTCGCCCAGTTGGGTAATCCGCACCATCACTTCGTCCAGCCAAGGGCTGCGGTGCTCTTGCACCAGGGCGCTCAAGCCCTGATCAAAGTCATTGAGGTGCGGGTAGCCAATAAACAGTGCGATCAATAGCGTCAGGCTGGCGCAGCCTACCCATAACGTCGCACGACGATGGCCACGCAGGCTGCTGTTCAAACTCAGCCCCAGCAGCACGGCAATCGAGGCCGCGACAATCCCCGCCTCCGGCCAGAACCCTTCCGGCAACGGCAGGCGGAACGCAGCGCCGGTCGCCCAGCCCGGTAGCAGATAAGCCACCGACCAACCAGCGGCAGCCAGGATGCTCACGGCGGCGAAGCGCGGGAAGGGCATGTCGCACATCCCGGCCACCATGGGCAGCATGGGGCGCAAAGGGCCGATGAAGCGTCCTACCAAAAGGCTGGCGATGCCGTACTTATGGAAGTAGGTTTCTGCGCCGTTCATCCATTCCGGGTGATGGCGCAGGCCTGGCAGGCGCCGGATGTTCTGGTGGAAGTGTCGGCCAAGGTAGTAGGAAACACCGTCGCCCAGCAGGCCGCCGAGAAAACCCAGCAGCAGGGTTTCGCTCAAGGACAGCGCGCCGCTGCCGGCCAGCGCGGCAATGGCAAACAGCAACACCGTGCCGGGCACGATCAACCCGGCAATGGCCAGGCATTCCACGCAGGCGACGATAAACACCGCCACCGCCAGCCATTGTGGGTTCAGGGTCAGCCAGCCGGTAATGCTATCGAGCCATTGGCCCATACACTCAACTCCATCTATAAAACATCTCCCTCCTACAGGGCAGGGAGCTGTTTCAAATCAAAAAATAGTCCCGGCCTTCGACTTGGCCCCGACGCAGCGGGTTCCGTGTGCAGTAAGGCGCGTAGCCGGCATCTACAAAGCGATACATCAAATGCTCGTCACGCCCGCTCGGGATGCCCAGGCGGGTGGTCTGGATAATCTGTGTGGGTGTCTGGCCGACATCCTCGACATAGAGCAATTCCTGATCAAAGCGTTTGGCATCCCACATCGGCACTTTCAAACCCAAGGCTTTGCACAGCAACGTCTGCCCTCCACACAGCTTTTGCGACGGGCGAGGGTGGCCATTGGCATCCGGGTTGTTCAGCAGCATCTGCGCCAGGCTGGCCGGGCCGGACAAATCATCGACCCAGGGATAGGCCGATTTGATCAGCACGGCGTTGCCCGGCCCCTGAGCACTGAAGTTCAGTGAGTCACCGCCACGGGCGTAGTACATGTAGATGTGGCCGCCATCCAGAAACAAAGCCTTACGCTTTTCTGTGTAGCCGAGTGAGGCGTGGCTGCCTTTTTCGGCCACGTAATAGGCTTCGGTTTCAATAATTCGCGCCGAAAGCCAGATTTCGCCGACACGATGGCGTATGACTTTTCCGAGTAATTCTCGCGCAAGAATTTGCGCATCGCGGTCGAAGAAGCTGTCGGGCAGGGCACTTGCGGGAGGTTGTGGCGCTGAACTTGGCATGGCGGTCAGGGGTTGATACGGCTAAATGTGACGGAATAATAACAACTCCCACCTTAATTACCGCTGAACCCCATGTTTTTACAGTTCATTTCGACCATCCGCCCCTCACCGCTGTCAGTCGAGCGGCGTCACAGCTATAATCTGCCGCTTTCCTCCCTGCCAAGACTCCCTGACCATGACTGAGTCCGTTCTTGACTACATGACCCGCCTGGGTCGCGCTGCCCGTCAGGCCTCGCGTTTGATCGCCCGTGCGAGCACCGCGCAGAAGAACCGTGCCCTGCTGGCGGCCGCCGACGCTCTGGATGCTTCGCGCTCCGAGCTCACCGCCGCCAACGAACTGGACCTGGCCAACGGCCGCGCCAATGGCCTGGAGCCGGCCCTGCTGGACCGCCTGGCGCTGACCCCAGCACGTATCGACGACATGATCGAAGGCCTGCGTCAGGTAGCCAAGCTGCCTGACCCCATCGGTGAAATCCGCGATATGCGCTACCTGCCGTCGGGCATCCAAGTCGGCAAGATGCGCGTGCCCCTGGGCGTGATCGGCATCATCTATGAGTCGCGCCCGAACGTGACCATCGACGCCGCGAGCCTGTGCCTCAAGTCCGGCAACGCCACCATCCTGCGTGGCGGTTCCGAGGCAATCAATTCCAACCGTGCCATTGCCGCGTGCATCCAGCAGGGCCTGGCCGTGGCCGAGTTGCCTGCCGAAGTGGTGCAAGTGGTGGAAACCACTGACCGCGCCGCCGTTGGCGCGCTGATCACCATGCCGGAGTTCGTCGACGTGATCGTGCCGCGCGGTGGCAAGAGCTTGATTGAACGCGTGAGCCGTGATGCCAAGGTGCCGGTGATCAAGCACCTGGACGGCGTTTGCCACGTGTACATCGACATCGCCGCCGACATCGACAAGGCGATCCGCATCGCCGACAACGCCAAGACCCACCGCTATGCCCCGTGCAACACCATGGAAACCCTGCTGGTGCACGCAGGCATTGCCGAGCGCGTGTTGCCGCCGCTGGCTGCCATCTACCGTGACAAAGGTGTGGAATTGCGTGGTTGCGAGCGTACCCGTGCGTTGCTGGGCGCGGACGTGATCGAAGCGACCGAGCTGGATTGGTACACCGAATACACGGCGCCGATCCTGTCGATCAAGATTGTCGACGACCTGGACGAGGCCATCGAGCACATCAACACCTACGGCTCCAAGCACACCGACGCCATTGTCTCCGAGCATTTCAGCGATGCACGGCGTTTCCTCAACGAAGTGGATTCCGCTTCGGTGATGATCAACGCCTCGACGCGCTTTGCCGATGGCTTCGAGTACGGCCTGGGGGCGGAGATCGGTATCTCCACCGACAAGCTGCACGCACGCGGCCCGGTTGGCCTGGAAGGCCTGACCAGCGAGAAGTACGTAGTGTTCGGCGACGGTCATGTGCGCACTTGATGGCTAAACGCATCGGGCTGCTCGGCGGTACCTTCGACCCCGTGCACATTGGCCATTTGCGCAGTGCCCTGGAAGTCGCGGATGCCCTCGCGCTGGATGAACTGCGCGTGATGCCCAACGCGCGGCCGCCTCATCGCGATACACCGCAGGTATCGGCGCAACAACGCCTGGAAATGGTGCGCTTGGCGGTGGAAGGCATAGCGCCGCTGGTGGTGGACGACCACGAACTCAAGCGTGATAAACCGTCCTACACTGTCGATACCCTGGAAGTGATGCGCGCTGAAATGGCCGCAGACGACCAGTTGTTTCTGCTTTTGGGCTGGGACGCATTTTGCGGCCTGCCCTCTTGGCATCGCTGGGAGGAACTCCTCCAGCATTGCCACATCCTGGTTTTGCAACGCCCGGATGCCGACAGCGAACCGCCGGATGCCTTGCGCAACCTGCTGGCCGCGCGGTCGGTAAGTGACCCCTGGCCCTGACCGGACCGAGCGGGAATATTGCATTCGTCTGGCAGACCCCGCTTGCGGTGTCCGCCACCCAGATCCGTCAACTGCTGGCCAGCGGTAAGTCGGTACGTTTCCTGGTGCCTGACGCGGTCCTGGCCTACATCGATGCGCACGGACTTTACCGTGCGTCGAACTGAAAAGGCGCGCTTGAACGCACGAACAGTCGTGCAGCGAGCGCCCGAACATACGAGCAAAACGAGTTTTATATGACGAACAAAGACGTAAGCAAAGTTAAGCGCAAAGGCACCTTCAAAAGCGCCCCGCTGCCGGTAGAAGCCCACGTTGGCCCCGAGCTGGCTGGCGAAGAGCTGGTAAAAGTCGCCGTGGCTGCCCTGGAAGACGTTAAAGCCCAGGACATCCAGGTGCTGGACGTGCGCGACAAGCAGAGCATCACCGACTACATGATCATCGCCACCGGTACTTCGAACCGCCAGATCGGCGCGATGCTGGACAAGGTCCGTGAAGCCGTCAAAGCCCAAGGCGTGAAGCCGCTGGGTGAAGAAGGCAAGGGCGACAGCGACTGGGTGCTGCTGGACATGGACGACGTGATCGTTCACATGATGACCTCCAACGCTCGCCAGTTCTACGACCTGGAGCGTCTGTGGAAAGGCGCCGAGCAGAGCCGTGCCGCTGACGGCAAGCACCACAGCCCGGAAGTGGGCCACGCGCACTTCGACAAGCTCAATAAAGACCAGGAATAAGGAACGGCTGTGCGCCTGCGTCTGATTGCTGTCGGTTCACGCATGCCCAAGTGGGTGGAAGAAGGCTGGCACGAGTATGCCAAGCGTCTGCCCGCTGAGCTGTCGCTGGAACTGGTAGAGATACCGCTCAACACCCGGGGCAAGAATGCCGATGTGGCGCGCTTTATCCGTCAGGAAGGCGAAGCCATGTTGGCCAAGGTCGGCCCCAACGAGCGCATCGTCACCCTTGAAGTGCACGGCAAACCCTGGAGCACCGAGCAATTGGCGGTGGAACTGGATCGCTGGCGCCTGGACTCGCGTACGGTCAACTTCATGGTTGGCGGCCCCGAAGGGCTGGCGCCGGAAGTCTGCGCGCGCGCCGATCAGCGCTGGTCGCTGTCGGCGCTGACGTTGCCGCACCCGTTGGTAAGGATCCTGATCGGTGAACAGCTGTATCGCGCCTGGACAGTTCTGTCCGGGCACCCTTACCACAAATAATCTGCGCCCCTCCCGATGACCCAGCCGATCCGCATCAAGGACCACGAGAAAGACGCACGTCTGGTACGCGCTCGTGTCGTGTTTGGTGCCGTTCTGGTGGTGGTCCTGCTCGGAGTGCTGATTGCCCGCCTGTATTTCCTGCAGGTGATCCAGTACGACTATCACTCCACATTGTCGGAAAACAACCGGGTGCACGTGCAGCCGATTCCACCGACCCGTGGGCTGATTTTCGACCGTAATGGCGTAGTGGTCGCGGACAACCGGCCCAGCTTCAGCTTGAGCATGACCCGTGAACGCTCTGGTGACTGGCAGCAGATCCTCGATGTGATCGTCGAGGTGCTGCAACTGACACCGGAAGACCGAGTGGTCTTCGAGAAACGCATGAAACAGGGGCGCCGGCCATTTGAGCCGGTGCCGATCCTGTTTGAGTTGACCGAAGAGCAGATCGCACGGATCGCAGTGAACCAGTTCCGGTTGCCGGGTGTGGAAGTGGTGGCGCAGCTGGTGCGGCACTACCCGCAAGGCCCGCACTTTGCCCACTCTGTCGGCTACATGGGGCGGATCAACGAGAAAGAGCTGAAAAGCCTCGACCCGGTGAACTACAGTGGCACGCACCACATCGGCAAGACCGGCGTGGAGCGTTTCTACGAGCCCGAACTGCATGGCCAGGTGGGTTACGAGGAGGTCGAGACCAACGCTCGCGGTCGTGTGTTGCGGGTGCTCAAGCGGACTGATCCGGTGCCGGGCAAGGACATCGTGCTGAGCCTGGACATCAAGTTGCAGGAAGCAGCCGAAATGGCCCTGGGTGGTCGGCGGGGCGCAGTGGTTGCGCTGGACCCGAACACCGGTGAAGTACTGGCCATGGTCAGCCAGCCAAGCTTCGACCCCAACCTGTTCGTCACCGGTATCAGCTTCAAGGCTTACGCCGAGTTGCGTGATTCGATCGATCGGCCTCTGTTCAACCGCGTATTGCGCGGGCTGTATCCACCGGGCTCGACCATCAAGCCAGCGGTGGCAATTGCCGGCCTGGACGCGGGCGTGGTCACGGCCTCCAGCCGAGTGTTCGACCCGGGCTACTACATGCTGCCCAACTACGATCACAAATACCGTAACTGGAACCGCACCGGTGACGGCTATGTCGACTTGGACACCGCGATCATGCGCTCCAACGACACCTATTTTTACGACCTGGCGCACAAGCTGGGCATCGACCGGCTGTCTGCCTATATGGGCAAGTTCGGCCTTGGCCAGAAAGTCTCCCTGGACATGTTCGAAGAGTCTCCTGGCCTGATGCCATCGCGGGAATGGAAGCGTGCGACTCGCCGTCAGGCCTGGTTCCCGGGCGAAACCCTGATCCTCGGGATCGGCCAGGGCTATATGCAGGCCACTCCGCTGCAACTGGCCCAGGCCACCGCGTTGGTGGCCAATAAAGGCATCTGGAACCGTCCGCACCTGGCCAAGACCATCGAGGGCGAGAAGCCTTTGGATGAAAACCCAATCCCCGACATCGTGCTGCGCGACCCGTCCGACTGGACCAAGGTCAACCACGGCATGCAGCAAGTGATGCACGGTGCCCGGGGCACCGCACGCAAAGCGGCCATCGGCGCGCAATACCGGATTGCCGGCAAGAGCGGTACCGCCCAGGTCGTCGCGATCAAGCAGGGCGAAAAATACGACCGCACCAAGGTCCAGGAGCGCCACCGCGACCACGCCTTGTTTGTCGGCTTCGCGCCGGCGGATGACCCGAAAATCGTGGTGGCGGTAATGGTCGAGAACGGTGAGTCCGGTTCCGGCGTTGCTGCCCCAGTGGTGCGCCAGGTGATGGACGCCTGGTTGTTGGCCGACGACGGCAGGCTCAAGCCCGAATATGGCGGCCCCCCTTCAAGCACCGAGGTTACGGCCAGTGAAGAGTAATTTTGACCGCATCCTCTCCAGCGAGGATGTGATGCGTCGCCGTGCGACGTTGCTGCAGCGCATGCACATCGATGGCCCGCTGTTGATCCTGCTGCTGACCCTGGCAGCCGGCAGCCTGTTCGTCCTTTATTCCGCCAGCGGCAAGAACTGGGACCTGCTGATCAAGCAAGCTTCGTCGTTCGGCCTGGGCCTGTTGTCGATGGTGGTGATTGCCCAGTTGGAACCGCGCTTCATGGCGCGCTGGGTGCCGCTGGGGTATGTCGCCGGTGTGTTGCTGCTGGTGGTGGTGGACGTAATGGGCCACAACGCCATGGGCGCGACCCGCTGGATCAACATTCCGGGGGTGATTCGCTTCCAGCCGTCGGAATTCATGAAGATCCTGATGCCGGCGACGATTGCCTGGTACCTGTCCAAGCGCACTTTGCCGCCGCAGCTCAAGCACGTGGGGATCAGCCTGATCCTGATCGGCATACCGTTCATCCTTATCGTGCGCCAGCCGGACCTTGGCACCTCGTTGCTGATTCTCGCCGGCGGTGCGTTCGTGCTGTTCATGGGTGGCTTGCGGTGGCGCTGGATCCTCAGCGTGCTGGCCGCCGCCGTACCCGTGGCCGTGGCCATGTGGTTCTTCTTTATGCATGACTATCAGAAGCAGCGGATCCTCACGTTCCTTGACCCGGAAAGCGACCCGCTGGGCACCGGTTGGAACATTATCCAGTCCAAGGCGGCCATCGGTTCCGGCGGCGTATTTGGCAAGGGCTGGCTGCTGGGTACCCAGTCGCACCTGGACTTCCTGCCGGAAAGCCACACCGACTTCATTATTGCGGTG
The Pseudomonas poae DNA segment above includes these coding regions:
- a CDS encoding peptidase C13, with amino-acid sequence MRPLAPLALALLLTACGDGESLLPPDARLPDGGRYRGDVVNGLLQGQGRVDYPNGSWYAGQFDKGQWHGQGEWHGSNGEVYKGQFQQGLFDGQGSLTTAGSHYVGGFKNGRRNGEGTLKEGQMTYRGEFKDDQYSGLGRLELADGSQYQGQFAHGKPNGEGQRNDDSGNQFSGHFVDGQLEGNGTFNSADGDIYVGQFKQNQLNGKGRYENADGDVWIGQFKEGALSGKGELIGVDGSHYVGQFSDWRFTGEGRLNLTDGSFYIGGFDSDSYQGRGTLVLTDGTVQAGTWVNGMRVRDADGKLLPDPLEIGILAQGRLLDAALAAVPPSTSGVELYTLVLAGDGKQSVFLREADYVSNMLATRFGARGQIRLVNHRDHIADRPLATRESLRRAVQTLAERTGPQDLVFIYMTSHGTHEHELVLDQPRMELADLPADELAAVLAPLKNRDKIIVISACYSGGFIPALKDEHTLIMTASRADRVSFGCSEEADFTYFGDALFAQAFNQTDDLQQAFKLAQLHVAEREQADNFEASEPQIWAPKGVIAHWQLLRKQQARKALESVSMNSKEAKGN
- a CDS encoding MaoC family dehydratase; translation: MPYVPVAQLKDYVGKELGRSDWLTIDQARINLFAEATGDHQFIHVDPVKAAQTPFGGTIAHGFLSLSLIPKLIEDILIMPEGLKMAVNYGLDSVRFIQPVKVDSRVRLNVSLTEATEKKPGQWLLKAVCTLEIDGQEKPAYIAESLSLCFV
- a CDS encoding CidA/LrgA family protein, yielding MLLRGLTWLVLFQLIGTAINHLLLPILPGPIIGLLLMLGFLIWNGEVGEPLSLAASSLLRYLPLLLVPPAVGVMVYAKDIAADFWAIVGALVLSLVIAMGFVGVLMQQMVKRKEKGQ
- a CDS encoding LrgB family protein → MIFDWHGAWTAVIHHPLFGIGITLGAYQLVLAGFEKTRWIFLQPVLVSMLLVIGILLTCGLSYAEYRKSTEIMSILLGPATVALAVPLYLNLRRIRQLFWPIFTTLVIGGVLATGLCVLLGWWFGAEHMMLMTMAPKSVTSPIAMLVAEQIGGVAALAAVFVLITGVIGAMIGPAYLSRLGVHSPEARGMALGMTAHAVGTSVALQESEECGAFAALAMSLMGVATAVFLPLAVSVIV
- a CDS encoding ATP-dependent protease; this encodes MSLALFPLNTVLFPGCTLDLQLFEARYLDMVARCMKKGESFGVVCIFEGQEAGTAPEGYALIGCEALIRDFKQQDNGLLGIRVEGGRRFRVRDAGVQKDQLLVAQVQWLEEMPDQPLEEEDADLLALLQALAEHPMVASLDMNAHADGQQALGNQLAYLLPFTEADKVDLLQLDDPQQRLDAIQMLLDELQGELFT
- a CDS encoding DNA-3-methyladenine glycosylase; this encodes MPSSAPQPPASALPDSFFDRDAQILARELLGKVIRHRVGEIWLSARIIETEAYYVAEKGSHASLGYTEKRKALFLDGGHIYMYYARGGDSLNFSAQGPGNAVLIKSAYPWVDDLSGPASLAQMLLNNPDANGHPRPSQKLCGGQTLLCKALGLKVPMWDAKRFDQELLYVEDVGQTPTQIIQTTRLGIPSGRDEHLMYRFVDAGYAPYCTRNPLRRGQVEGRDYFLI
- a CDS encoding glutamate-5-semialdehyde dehydrogenase, encoding MTESVLDYMTRLGRAARQASRLIARASTAQKNRALLAAADALDASRSELTAANELDLANGRANGLEPALLDRLALTPARIDDMIEGLRQVAKLPDPIGEIRDMRYLPSGIQVGKMRVPLGVIGIIYESRPNVTIDAASLCLKSGNATILRGGSEAINSNRAIAACIQQGLAVAELPAEVVQVVETTDRAAVGALITMPEFVDVIVPRGGKSLIERVSRDAKVPVIKHLDGVCHVYIDIAADIDKAIRIADNAKTHRYAPCNTMETLLVHAGIAERVLPPLAAIYRDKGVELRGCERTRALLGADVIEATELDWYTEYTAPILSIKIVDDLDEAIEHINTYGSKHTDAIVSEHFSDARRFLNEVDSASVMINASTRFADGFEYGLGAEIGISTDKLHARGPVGLEGLTSEKYVVFGDGHVRT
- the rsfS gene encoding ribosome silencing factor; amino-acid sequence: MTNKDVSKVKRKGTFKSAPLPVEAHVGPELAGEELVKVAVAALEDVKAQDIQVLDVRDKQSITDYMIIATGTSNRQIGAMLDKVREAVKAQGVKPLGEEGKGDSDWVLLDMDDVIVHMMTSNARQFYDLERLWKGAEQSRAADGKHHSPEVGHAHFDKLNKDQE
- the rlmH gene encoding 23S rRNA (pseudouridine(1915)-N(3))-methyltransferase RlmH, which produces MRLRLIAVGSRMPKWVEEGWHEYAKRLPAELSLELVEIPLNTRGKNADVARFIRQEGEAMLAKVGPNERIVTLEVHGKPWSTEQLAVELDRWRLDSRTVNFMVGGPEGLAPEVCARADQRWSLSALTLPHPLVRILIGEQLYRAWTVLSGHPYHK
- the mrdA gene encoding penicillin-binding protein 2; amino-acid sequence: MTQPIRIKDHEKDARLVRARVVFGAVLVVVLLGVLIARLYFLQVIQYDYHSTLSENNRVHVQPIPPTRGLIFDRNGVVVADNRPSFSLSMTRERSGDWQQILDVIVEVLQLTPEDRVVFEKRMKQGRRPFEPVPILFELTEEQIARIAVNQFRLPGVEVVAQLVRHYPQGPHFAHSVGYMGRINEKELKSLDPVNYSGTHHIGKTGVERFYEPELHGQVGYEEVETNARGRVLRVLKRTDPVPGKDIVLSLDIKLQEAAEMALGGRRGAVVALDPNTGEVLAMVSQPSFDPNLFVTGISFKAYAELRDSIDRPLFNRVLRGLYPPGSTIKPAVAIAGLDAGVVTASSRVFDPGYYMLPNYDHKYRNWNRTGDGYVDLDTAIMRSNDTYFYDLAHKLGIDRLSAYMGKFGLGQKVSLDMFEESPGLMPSREWKRATRRQAWFPGETLILGIGQGYMQATPLQLAQATALVANKGIWNRPHLAKTIEGEKPLDENPIPDIVLRDPSDWTKVNHGMQQVMHGARGTARKAAIGAQYRIAGKSGTAQVVAIKQGEKYDRTKVQERHRDHALFVGFAPADDPKIVVAVMVENGESGSGVAAPVVRQVMDAWLLADDGRLKPEYGGPPSSTEVTASEE
- the rodA gene encoding rod shape-determining protein RodA, which translates into the protein MKSNFDRILSSEDVMRRRATLLQRMHIDGPLLILLLTLAAGSLFVLYSASGKNWDLLIKQASSFGLGLLSMVVIAQLEPRFMARWVPLGYVAGVLLLVVVDVMGHNAMGATRWINIPGVIRFQPSEFMKILMPATIAWYLSKRTLPPQLKHVGISLILIGIPFILIVRQPDLGTSLLILAGGAFVLFMGGLRWRWILSVLAAAVPVAVAMWFFFMHDYQKQRILTFLDPESDPLGTGWNIIQSKAAIGSGGVFGKGWLLGTQSHLDFLPESHTDFIIAVMGEEFGLVGICALLLIYLLLIGRGLVITAQAQTLFGKLLAGALTMTFFVYVFVNIGMVSGLLPVVGVPLPFISYGGTSLVTLLSAFGVLMSIHTHRKWIAQV